A segment of the Trifolium pratense cultivar HEN17-A07 linkage group LG7, ARS_RC_1.1, whole genome shotgun sequence genome:
GGGTACAACAGAAGCATAGTGAACAAATATTGGATTGGATTTGGATAGGGTTTGTGTTTCTTCTTTCTCTGTTTCCTTCCATTTCCAATTTTCAAACCCTAAAATctctgtttcttcttcttcttcttcttcttcttcttcttcttcttcttcttcttcttcttcgtacTCTCAATTCCATTCCATACAACAAATCATTGCTGCTATCAATTCCATTCCACAACAATGTCATTTTCAACCATCACTTGTAATTTTCCAGAAACTCCCAAATTTCAATTACTTCCAAAACCTAATTTCATTCCTTCAACTAAATCAAccacaacaacacaacaacaacttccaaaccctaatttcattCCTTCAactaaatcaacaacaacacaacTACTTCCAAAACCTAATTTCATTCCTTCAACTAAATCAACATCAACACAACAACTTCCAAACCTTAATTTCATTCCTTCAactaaatcaacaacaacaacaacacagcAACTTCCAAACCTTAATTTCATTCCTTCAactaaatcaacaacaacaaagataTACTCTCAATTGCATCATCAAGATGACCAACACCAACACACTACTCTTGTTTCCTCATTCAATCAATTGCTCCGTCAGAACAAGCCTACACCAAAGACAATCCAATTTAACAAAATCTTAACTTCCCTTGTCAAACTCAAACACTACTCAACTGTTATTTCACTTCATCAACAGATGGAATTCAACGGAATTGAGTCAAACTTTGTCACTTTCAGCATCTTGATCAATTGTTTTTCTGAATTAGGTCAAATTTCTCTTTCATTTGCTGTATTTGCCACTATTCTCAAAAAGGGTTATCACCCAAATACCATAACCTTTACTACACTCATCAAGGGTTTTTGTCTCAAAGGTGAGATCCATAAAGCATCGAACTTTCTTCACAAGTTGGTTGCACACAGATTTCAATTGAATGAAAATAGCTACGCAACTTTGATTAATGAGTTATGTAAAGTTGGAGAAATGTACAAAGCTAAGGATATACTTAACACTATGGATAAGAATGGAGTGCCTCCTAAGACTTGGAGCTACACTGTCTTGATTAATGGATTTTGTAAGCTTAAAATGGTAGATGAGGCCGTGAATCTCTTCAATGAAATGCATCGTAGAATAATTATTCCGAATGTGGTGACTTACAGTtcacttattgatggtttgtgcaaGTTGGGAAGAGTCGAATATGCTTTGGAGCTTGTTGATGAAATGCGTTGTAGAAAAATTATTCCTAATGTGGTGACTTACACTtcacttattgatggtttgtgtaAATCAGGAAGAATCGAAAAGGCTTTGGAGCTTGTTGATGAAATGCATCATAGAAAAATTATCCCTAATGTGGTGACTTACACTtcacttattgatggtttgtgtaAATCAGGAAGAATCGAAAATGCTTTGGAGCTTGTTGATGAAATGCATCATAGAAAAATTATCCCTAATGTGGTGACTTACACTtcacttattgatggtttgtgtaAATCAGGAAGAATCGAAAAGGCTTTGGAGCTTGTCGATGAAATGCATCATAGAAAAATTATCCCTAATGTGGTGACTTACAGTTCACTTATTGATGGATTGCGTAAATCAGGAAGAATCGAAAAGGCTTTGGAGCTTGTCAATGAAATGCATCATAGAAAAATTATCCCTAATGTGGTGACTTACAGTtcacttattgatggtttgtgtaAATTGGGAAGAATCGAATATGCTTTGGAGCTTGTCAATGAAATGCGTTGTAGCAAAATTATTCCTGGTGTGTTAACTTACAATTCTATATTGGATGCTTTGTTCAAAAACCATCGTGTTGACGAGGCAATTGCATTGTTAACCAAAATTATAGAGAAGGGTATTCTGCCAAACATGCATACGTACACTATTCTTATCAATGGATTGTGTAAATGTGGAAGACTGGAGGATGCAAGAAAGGTTTTTGAAGATCTTTTGGTCAAAGGCTACGGTCTAAATGTCTATACATATACTGCTATGATCAAGGGATTTTGCAATGAGGGCTTGTTTGACGAAGCATTGACCATGCTATCAAAAATGGAAACCAATGGTTGCATTCCTAATGataaaacttatgaaacaaTTATTCCTTCCCTCTTTGAAAAAggtgaaaatgataaatcaGAGAAACTTGTTCATGAAATGATTGAAAGAGGTCTATTATATGATCAAAACtaggtaattttttttctttctatttaatattattttcactGTTTCAACATCATTTCATTTATGTAGCTGCTTAACCTAATGGGAAAACACGCTTTAGTtattgttgtgtcttttgttcaGTGTTTTTATAATTGACAAACTGATAGATTGGTGAGGTAATGAGTAGTGACTATCGAGGTAGTGAGTGTTAGAGAGAGATGGTAGGGAAAAGTTTGTTACGTAGTTGGGTGTGGATATTTTCCCTAAGGAGCATATGCTCTGATCGTTGATGTTCTTGTATGATAAGAAGGGATGAATACATACTAGTcgtatattttttacttaaattactcTTGTTGTGTTAGAACTTTGTTGTGGGGTTgctgcaaaataaaaataagaagatgatgaagaagataattGAGTTGTTGGTGTTGCATGTATAAAATTCCAATGCAAACAGGTTTACCGGCGAATCCCCTTCTGAATATTTTAGAAACCTTGAAGAGAATTGCACAATCTCTCCAAGCCta
Coding sequences within it:
- the LOC123893925 gene encoding pentatricopeptide repeat-containing protein At1g63330-like; amino-acid sequence: MSFSTITCNFPETPKFQLLPKPNFIPSTKSTTTTQQQLPNPNFIPSTKSTTTQLLPKPNFIPSTKSTSTQQLPNLNFIPSTKSTTTTTQQLPNLNFIPSTKSTTTKIYSQLHHQDDQHQHTTLVSSFNQLLRQNKPTPKTIQFNKILTSLVKLKHYSTVISLHQQMEFNGIESNFVTFSILINCFSELGQISLSFAVFATILKKGYHPNTITFTTLIKGFCLKGEIHKASNFLHKLVAHRFQLNENSYATLINELCKVGEMYKAKDILNTMDKNGVPPKTWSYTVLINGFCKLKMVDEAVNLFNEMHRRIIIPNVVTYSSLIDGLCKLGRVEYALELVDEMRCRKIIPNVVTYTSLIDGLCKSGRIEKALELVDEMHHRKIIPNVVTYTSLIDGLCKSGRIENALELVDEMHHRKIIPNVVTYTSLIDGLCKSGRIEKALELVDEMHHRKIIPNVVTYSSLIDGLRKSGRIEKALELVNEMHHRKIIPNVVTYSSLIDGLCKLGRIEYALELVNEMRCSKIIPGVLTYNSILDALFKNHRVDEAIALLTKIIEKGILPNMHTYTILINGLCKCGRLEDARKVFEDLLVKGYGLNVYTYTAMIKGFCNEGLFDEALTMLSKMETNGCIPNDKTYETIIPSLFEKGENDKSEKLVHEMIERGLLYDQN